The following DNA comes from Raphanus sativus cultivar WK10039 unplaced genomic scaffold, ASM80110v3 Scaffold3639, whole genome shotgun sequence.
AGTCCTTCAATCACCATTTCTTCAAGTTTCTGTAAAGAAACAGCTAAAACCTCCTCTGCTGAAGCCAATGGATTCTCCTCCACGTTCCAGATTCCTGTCATTATCCTCTCTCTTCTTCCGCTGTTCATAGCGTTAGCCATCGTTTTAACAGCTGCAACAGTTCGCGCTGCGCTTGTGTTCGCTCGCTCTTTGTTCCTCCCTTGTATGATCGCTGACGCTATACCTTCGAAAGCCACTTGTTCCCCTGTTTTCCCCATGAGCTCGTCCATCGCCATAAGGGAACATATCTTTGCGTCAAGTTCCTTACCCGAACCCGCCATTCTATGAAACAGTTCGAATCCAGTCGCCGATCCGGCTTCAGGCAGTACCACAATCTGTCTCGAGATTTGCATTACGAGCTTAGGAGTGTCCTTCCTCATGACCACCGTATCAAAAGGGTTCATAGAAACCAAGTATCCACCGTCCCTTGTCTGAACAACACATCCGATGCCTTTCCCAAGATCCGAGAGGTAATTCTCAGATTCTTCGTCTACTGATTCACCAGACCGCAGCTCGGAGATCTCCATTTTGTGCTGGTAGAATTTGAGATTCTCGGATTCTTCATCCTCAAGTAACTGAAGGAACTCCTTTGTCACAGTCTGCTCCTCTTCATCGAGCCTTGGTGACTCTGCCTCACCTTCCGCACCACCGTTGCTATCATCTTTCATCATAGTTTCAAGCGCTTTGATCTGCTTTGCAATAGAATCTAACTCCGATAGTCTTACAATGTGCCGTGGATCATCAACATTAACAGGTTGCTCCTTCATCTCTACTACGGATATGGTTCCATCGGATTTCTCAGTTTCCAGGTCGTCATCAAACTCGACTCCTTTGTCCACAACTTCAAATTCAGGTTCTTGATCTTCTCCTTTGTCAACAACCTCAAAATCAGGTTcttgatcatcttcttttttggAATCTGGATGAGCCGGAGCTGGTTTCTCCTCCGGCTCATCCAGATTCAGATGCTCGATTCTCTGAAGATCAGATGCAGACTCCACGCCGCCACTTGCTGGCGTCCACGCCTGGCTCTTGCTAGTCATCTTCGGGCTCGAGACACTGAACGAAGTTTTCGATTGCTTTCGCCCAAAGGAACCGGAGAAATTCTTCGGTCTGCTGCTCGGTTTTATCCCTAATTCACCTTGTTTACCGTAAATTCCAGCTCCACCATCTTTTTCCATGATCTGAAACCCTAGTTTTAGAACCAGTTCACCCCCTTTGGCTTTACCAGAAAGCCCCCAACTCATATCCCATTGCCTAACCCTAGCTCCTTCGTAACTCATCTTCTCCACAGACTCCTCGATTAAATCGCTCAAGTCCACCACGTGTCTCCCGAACTCGAGCTCCTTAGCATCCACCGCGAAAAGATAAACCAAAAACGGCCGAGCCTCAAACTTCGCCGGAGCGCCTTTCCCATTAGCCGGCGAGTAGTACACGTGGCACTTGATGAACAGAGTCTCCTCGAAATCCGCGGATCCTTGAGAAACGCGACACGGCATCGTCTGGACAGCGCCATCTTTGGTTTCCTTCTTCCTCACGCAAACCCCGAGACGTAGACCGTTCATCGACGCGGGTAGATTCTGTGCCGCCACGATCTCTACCGATAGCAAACAGCTCAGCTTCTGCATTCCGATTCGGGCCAGCCCTCGAATGGGTTTCCAGTTCCATATCCCTTTTCTCTCTTCCTTGGGTTTGGATCCCACCAATGAAGAAGACTCTTCCGGTGTCTTGATGGTTACGTTCTGAGTCGtattctcttcctcctctgcctcAAGCTTGGGTCTCGACCGCCATGGAGACAGAGACAAACGCCGAGACCGTGGTTTTGGTACTGTCACATCCTCAGCAGAGGTCACGAGGGACGGTACGGAGCTGCGTGGGAGAGCGAGAGAATTAGTTCTGCGACCAACTGGTGCCTGGGGTTTCTGGTAAAGATTTTCACTTAGGGCTTCCAGTTCAGCCAGAAGCTGTGTGTTGGAACTTCGGCTGCCGGAATATTCAGCCGCCATTAATTTGTGTTTTG
Coding sequences within:
- the LOC130506765 gene encoding protein PLASTID MOVEMENT IMPAIRED 1-like, with product MAAEYSGSRSSNTQLLAELEALSENLYQKPQAPVGRRTNSLALPRSSVPSLVTSAEDVTVPKPRSRRLSLSPWRSRPKLEAEEEENTTQNVTIKTPEESSSLVGSKPKEERKGIWNWKPIRGLARIGMQKLSCLLSVEIVAAQNLPASMNGLRLGVCVRKKETKDGAVQTMPCRVSQGSADFEETLFIKCHVYYSPANGKGAPAKFEARPFLVYLFAVDAKELEFGRHVVDLSDLIEESVEKMSYEGARVRQWDMSWGLSGKAKGGELVLKLGFQIMEKDGGAGIYGKQGELGIKPSSRPKNFSGSFGRKQSKTSFSVSSPKMTSKSQAWTPASGGVESASDLQRIEHLNLDEPEEKPAPAHPDSKKEDDQEPDFEVVDKGEDQEPEFEVVDKGVEFDDDLETEKSDGTISVVEMKEQPVNVDDPRHIVRLSELDSIAKQIKALETMMKDDSNGGAEGEAESPRLDEEEQTVTKEFLQLLEDEESENLKFYQHKMEISELRSGESVDEESENYLSDLGKGIGCVVQTRDGGYLVSMNPFDTVVMRKDTPKLVMQISRQIVVLPEAGSATGFELFHRMAGSGKELDAKICSLMAMDELMGKTGEQVAFEGIASAIIQGRNKERANTSAARTVAAVKTMANAMNSGRRERIMTGIWNVEENPLASAEEVLAVSLQKLEEMVIE